A single window of Plutella xylostella chromosome 25, ilPluXylo3.1, whole genome shotgun sequence DNA harbors:
- the LOC105393345 gene encoding all trans-polyprenyl-diphosphate synthase PDSS2 has product MFIKSILSAHLYKTMYKTNRVVLNSGLKCFKNTCFQLSFSAYNGFRWYSKDGLELGRREQLDWRNVVSEAEQIVGYPTSFLNLRWLFNDEIANTAIHLRKLVGTNHPLLKSAKNLLIGSKSSLQSVGLIILLVSRAAGVDPDEATRAECDSGVLHAQRALAEIVEMKRTGHMVHKTMVNLAGQEKHGKKYDDLLYGNKIVLLTGDYLLATCFKQLGDLHNHEVVQLISSGLRDLTEGDFFGERDEEHNPFPSQPKATNINLTYDWENENNLEKLGSNDFLGRGRQEWVLRTMLNSGSILGKGCQAAMKLANRGAEAEKNAYLLGGHLALMWQLSLDIKDFFIHPYSYSLVGAPLTVALWEYPTIYGHIMECKLEKKPVQHKQLYYAVRGTRAMEYITLMLDEELAAILKYSDKFLVEDAKCSLQKMAMTIHAETLDYMET; this is encoded by the exons ATGTTTATAAAATCAATATTATCTGCTCACCTATATAAAACTATGTACAAAACAAATCGAGTAGTGCTAAACAGCGGCCTGAAATGCTTCAAAAACACTTGTTTCCAGTTAAGTTTTTCAGCGTACAATGGTTTCAGATGGTATTCGAAGGACGGCTTGGAGTTAGGCCGCAGAGAGCAGTTGGACTGGCGAAATGTGGTCTCCGAGGCAGAACAGATAGTCGGCTATCCTACCTCGTTCTTAAACCTGCGCTGGCTCTTTAATGATGAGATTGCTAACACCGCTATACATTTGAGGAAGTTG GTAGGCACGAACCACCCGCTGCTGAAATCCGCGAAGAATCTCCTGATTGGTTCGAAGAGCTCCCTCCAGTCGGTGGGACTGATCATCCTGCTGGTCTCCAGAGCTGCTGGAGTGGACCCTGACGAGGCCACGAGGGCGGAGTGTGACTCGGGGGTGCTGCATGCTCAACG TGCTCTAGCCGAGATCGTGGAGATGAAGAGAACGGGCCACATGGTGCACAAGACCATGGTCAACCTCGCGGGCCAGGAGAAGCACGGGAAGAAGTACGACGACCTTCTGTACGGGAACAAGATCGTTCTGCTGACCG GGGACTACCTCCTGGCGACCTGCTTCAAGCAGCTCGGGGACCTCCACAACCACGAGGTCGTCCAGCTCATCTCCTCGGGGCTGCGGGACCTCACTGAGGGAGACTTCTTCGGAGAAAGAGATGAGGAACACAACCCATTCCCCAGCCAGCCCAAAGCAACCAACATCAACCTCACTTACGATTGGGAAAACGAGAATAATCTGGAAAAACTAGGGTCTAATGACTTCTTAGGGCGTGGAAGACAGGAATGGGTGTTAAGGACCATGCTTAATTCCGGCAGCATTCTGGGAAAAGGTTGCCAAGCGGCAATGAAGCTGGCGAATAGGGGAGCTGAGGCGGAGAAGAATGCTTATCTGCTAGGAGGACACTTGGCATTGATGTGGCAGTTGTCTTTGGATATCAAAGACTTTTTCATTCATCCATATTCGTACTCTTTAGTTGGGGCACCTTTGACGGTTGCTTTGTGGGAGTATCCGACTATTTATGGGCACATCATGGAGTGTAAATTGGAGAAGAAGCCGGTACAGCACAAGCAGTTGTATTACGCTGTGCGCGGGACGCGAGCCATGGAGTATATTACACTGATGCTGGATGAGgaattggcggccattttgaaatacaGTGACAAGTTTCTGGTGGAGGATGCCAAGTGTTCACTGCAGAAGATGGCGATGACCATACACGCTGAAACTCTGGATTATATGGAGACGTGA
- the LOC105393346 gene encoding all trans-polyprenyl-diphosphate synthase PDSS2, with amino-acid sequence MSYVLVRRLRQTSLFSQLIRVESTMTNLTQEELVFRPPVTHWSKVIRDAEKIVGYPTSFMNLRWLLSDEFANMASYLRKLVGSNHPILQTAKTVLYNEQNNLQPWGLVILLLSNAVTPTTQALQAGNLAENQRILAELTEMIRTGHYVHRGLLNTPVEERGNVTDTAMFGNKIALLIGDYLLVTANGMLARLKNQDLSYLISTALRDMSEGEFFGERDKQNMPLPGAPLTGKGTDEYHITSDSLPLVVKDTLGHPVREWTVRTLFSGGSLFGRGCQGALLLAGQTLEEQEMAYLFGCHLNLAWQAGSELQKLTSNNQFSLVSAPVLFALNKNPDLYHFIVKNKEDVSQVDYERLKCEVLATDAVERTKSLYEENASKAENYIKEFGDNKSIDTVRKLINTF; translated from the exons AtgtcttacgttttagtgcgTCGGTTACGACAAACGTCGCTGTTTTCCCAACTAATTCGTGTGGAATCAACTATGACGAACCTCACCCAGGAAGAGTTAGTTTTCCGTCCTCCTGTGACTCACTGGAGCAAAGTGATCCGAGATGCGGAGAAAATTGTGGGCTATCCGACCTCCTTCATGAACCTACGATGGCTTTTAAGTGATGAGTTTGCGAATATGGCCTCTTATTTGAGAAAACTT GTTGGCAGCAATCACCCAATACTGCAAACAGCCAAAACAGTCCTCTACAACGAACAGAACAACCTGCAGCCGTGGGGCCTCGTCATCCTGCTCCTGTCCAACGCAGTCACTCCCACCACACAAGCTCTGCAGGCCGGCAACCTCGCAGAGAACCAGAGAATACTGGCTGAGCTGACAGAAATGATACGAACAGGCCACTACGTACACAGAGGCCTTCTAAACACACCTGTAGAGGAACGAGGAAATGTCACAGACACAGCCATGTTCGGAAACAAAATAGCACTACTCATTGGTGACTACTTACTCGTAACAGCCAATGGGATGCTTGCAAGGCTAAAGAACCAGGATTTGTCATATCTCATTTCTACTGCATTGAGAGATATGAGTGAAGGAGAGTTCTTTGGTGAACGAGACAAGCAGAACATGCCACTGCCCGGTGCACCGCTCACAGGGAAGGGCACTGATGAGTACCACATAACCAGTGACTCATTACCGCTAGTGGTGAAGGATACGTTAGGGCACCCAGTCAGAGAGTGGACGGTTCGGACGTTATTCAGTGGTGGTAGTTTATTTGGGAGAGGGTGCCAGGGTGCCCTGCTGCTGGCAGGGCAAACATTAGAAGAACAAGAAATGGCATATCTTTTTGGTTGTCATTTGAACCTAGCGTGGCAAGCCGGCAGTGAGTTACAGAAGCTTACATCGAATAACCAATTTTCTTTGGTAAGTGCACCAGTTCTGTTTGCTCTGAATAAGAATCCagatttatatcattttatagTGAAAAATAAGGAAGATGTGTCTCAAGTTGATTATGAGAGGTTGAAGTGTGAAGTGCTGGCCACAGATGCGGTAGAACGGACTAAATCTCTGTATGAGGAGAATGCTAGCAAAGCTGAAAATTATATCAAAGAGTTTGGTGACAATAAATCAATTGATACAGTGCGaaaattaataaacactttttaa